Proteins encoded by one window of Plasmodium falciparum 3D7 genome assembly, chromosome: 4:
- a CDS encoding ran-specific GTPase-activating protein 1, putative, whose translation MDDDKNDYNPEEEVVTGNWNTPKVELKEVEIKTGEEDESLFWSGRSKLYRWVEGEWKERGLGESKLLLHKKKGIIRFLLRQEKTLKVVANHYIYPNESYCKLVPNAGSEKIYAWTVKDFAEEPKIEQFALKFNTADAAKLFKQKFDEAGQVNLKLLDSQGNLKEKVEEKKDDDKKEKKDDNSDNNKKTKEDEEEKKDKVEKDEKKKEDEKENVKKDVKEDDEEKDKDDKTKDDDTSKDEKEKEVEQKEDVKEKEEKEKEKDDKRSDDKKSDEEENIKRED comes from the exons atggatGATGATAAGAATGACTACAATCCCGAAGAAGAAGTTGTCACAGGAAATTGGAATACTCCAAag GTTGAATTAAAAGAAGTGGAAATAAAAACAGGAGAAGAAGACGAAAGTTTATTTTGGTCTGGTCGATCAAAATTGTATAGGTGGGTTGAGGGTGAATGGAAAGAAAGAGGATTAGGTGAAtccaaattattattacataagaaaaaaggaataatacGATTTCTTTTAAGGCAAGAAAAAACATTGAAAGTTGTAGCTaaccattatatatatcccaATGAATCATATTGTAAGCTTGTTCCAAATGCTGGaagtgaaaaaatatatgcctGGACAGTGAAAGATTTTGCAGAGGAACCAAAAATTGAACAGTTTGCTTTAAAATTTAATACTGCCGATGCagcaaaattatttaaacaaaAATTTGATGAAGCGGGACAAGTCAATCTTAAACTTTTGGATAGTCAGGGAAATTTGAAAGAAAAggttgaagaaaaaaaagatgacgacaaaaaggaaaagaaagaTGATAacagtgataataataaaaaaacaaaggaggatgaagaagaaaagaagGATAAGGTTGAAAAggatgagaaaaaaaaagaagacgAAAAGGAAAACGTGAAGAAAGATGTAAAGGAAGATGACGAAGAAAAGGATAAGGATGATAAAACAAAAGATGATGATACTTCTAAGGatgaaaaggaaaaggaaGTTGAACAAAAAGAGGAtgttaaagaaaaagaagaaaaggaGAAAGAAAAGGATGATAAAAGaagtgatgataaaaaaagtgatgaagaagaaaatattaaaagagaagattaa